The segment AAGTGCACAGTGAAAGCCATAATTTAATAGCCAACCACCTGCCTTTTAAGTTTGTGTATTCTTCCAAGCTGTTCTCATTGCACATGAGAACATGAGTGTTTTGAACATGTCGGCTAGGGTGGGGTTCAGAAACTGAATCTAAGAATATGTGAACCGGGTTGCTTTGAGCAAAGTATATTGCATATATTTTAAGTGGAATAAAATGGTTTTTCCTTATGAAACACATTGTTGCATGGTTGGTCCAAAGACAAGGTAAAGCACAAATtgcttttcaataaagttttattgaaaggtTGTACATGGGGCACACAGATGTGTAGTAAGCCAATTGGTCAAAAATTTGTTATACTTAAAAAAGGGACTTAATTTGTAAAGAAAAAAGTTAACTTCCTATATAGATCAACTCAGGGGCCCTTTGCCTTGGCACAATATACTAAAATGGTAACAATTGTCTACATCTAAATTTTATTTTGTGCAACTTGTGAATACTACCACAATACACATCTTGTCAGTtgttgggaggggggctgcAAAGTAACTATGAGTAGTTGAGCTAAAACAGCATCGCTATATCAGGCAAGCTTCAACCATGTTTCAGATCAACACTAGctcctccatcactgaggaAACCACAACACCCTCACAGTatcaaaaagaaaaataaagttTGTTTTCATCACCTTGGGTAGGAGTGTGCATTTAGGACAAGTCGACCTAGGGTGGGAGTGAAGGGTTTTGGGCCCGATTTCTTGGTTCCATTATTAGTGCACTTCACAaaacccttctccctcctcttccacatGGTGGCTTGAGGACCTAGGTGGTTCTACATACTTCTTCGCTTAAAACTGAAACCGGTGCTACAGAACGTCTCAGAAAACATCCTCACACTGATTAACATCAGAGCATAACTGTACACTTGTGCAAGCAATTCAACTTGGAAGGAAATCCTTCACTAGGGGGCAGCAAGACATGCCCACTGTTGACCAGACAGATGTGATGTCATGGTGAGCTTATCCAAAAAGAACGACATCACAGAAACTTAGGAGGCGGGTGGGGGGGATAAACAAGAACAATAGAAACAAAGTAGTAGTTGGCATTTCCTTAAAGAACTCCATCATCCATAATGCAGTTCTGTAAGGAAATAGTTGGCGGTGGTAGGAGGCTTATTTCTTAGTAGGAAGTGTGGCCATATACGCCTCCAGCTCAGGCCAGTTCAGCAGCCAGACTCTGGGATGGTGAGCAGGTGGGTTCAGCAGCCAGACTCTGGGATGGTGGGCAGGTGGGTGATCTTGTAGTAGCTGTGCTTCAGCTGCCGGGCTGTCCGTCCTGAGATCACCCAGCGCAGCCTCTGGCTGTTGGGCCTGGAACGTCTGGTGGTGGAGTACTCCACCAGACACCTAGCCACCagctcccgcacacacaccaggtcccCGTCTCTGACCTGGCCAACAGAACACAGGGACAACACTTCACATCAAGCAAACGTTGCTGTTATGTGAGACAGAGCCACTAAACCCAAGCCAGAGGGCATTAGCATCCAGCATCTCATCGTCTTGATTAATGATCAACTATACATTTCCCATGAACCCTGGTTACACATTTAGGCCTTCAGCTGTGCAACAAGGCTACAACAGCAGCTGTGAGAAATGCCACTCAGTATCCTGTtacatagagagggaggagagagaggaccctGGTCACCCACACTCAGGAGCTGCTGGAGGGACTGCACAGCCTCCACTAGCTTGTGGACGTGATCGCTGTCGTGTTCCTCATGGATCTCCAGGACCAGCAGAGCCAGGGCCAGcagagagggctgggaggggagagtaAGGGGAGGAACATAGTGAGACACACCACTGTAGGAGGTTCATAaagacacaccaggacacaactAAAAATAGACAAAGGTCCAATATCACGTTTCATAACATGCATAACAGTTGGCGCTTACAGTGTGCCGCTGAAGTGTATAATGGAAAGACAAGACATCAACCTACCTTAACTTTGGAGAAGACGAACGAGCAATGGCAAGCTTTCAGTAAAGCCTCCAGTCTCTCAATCCTCAGCACCTCTTGGCTGTGGAGACAAAACGccctgttagggttagagacgCTCTCCCTCTAGGAGCCACTGCGCTCCAGATGAGCAGCCTACCCGTCAGAGCCCAGCTGCTCCTGCACGTGGCTGTGGAAGAGGCGCAGGAAGAGCAGTGCGGTTGGAGCCTTCACCCTCCACAGCAGCTTCTCCAGGATGATCCTCTCCATGCGGACCATGTCCGACACGCTGAAGCGGTTCTGGCTGATGCGGATCATATCGGCGGCGTTGGGAacattcttctcctcttctgaaGACTTGATGGCAATGTAGAAGCAGCAGAGGCCAACGCACGACAGGTGCTTGGGCTGGATCTGGAGGGGGAGAGCTTGGTTAATCTACATGTAGACATAATGGCATAGTTCTTTAATAAATGTCGGTTGAGATTTTACGTTATCATTTTGACAGCTCATGTAGCACATGACTATCAACATTCAACCATGTAAATATTTGAGAGAAACTTAATATGCACCAGGGAGACCTAGACATGAAAGGCTGCCTGTCTAAACATTTTCTTCATTCACCAGATGTTTCAAACCAGTGAGTCTAGTGGTGTGTGCAGCCTGCAGCTACGGTCACACTCACCTTCATGACTGAGAGGAACCGATCCAGCAGACTGACGGCCAGGGAGAAGGTCTCCGAGCTGAAGCCAAAGAAccgggtgagagagagcaggtcctTCACCTCATACTCCCTCAGCCGCACCGTCATCCTCAGCCCGTTGTCGTTAGCGCTCTCAATCACCCGCAGGCCCGTGAGTTTTGGCTGGTAGCGAGACTCCAGCTCAGTCAACGTGCGCAGCTGGGCGGAGAAGGGCTGGACCACGGGGGATGGCACTGTGTCGATCATCTGTGGAGGGTCACAGACGTTACCAAACGCTGATGAGAATAATCATATTTGGACCTGCAGTCCATCCCCATGCGCTACCAATATTTTAAATGACGGGTATTCGCTTTTCATTTACTGAGTCAGATTCCTAGCTGAAATTGTCATTGAACTGGACTAGTTGGCCACAAATAACTACATTATAATTATAGTAATCATGAATGTCAGTGTGACCCAAAATTATTCTTCACCCAAACATATTGCGTTTTACCTATGTATAGGGGATAGACATATTTTACTCTTTGATTTAAGAACTTAACTTTTGGGGGCTAGCGTAGCGAGCGACCCGGGCCTTGTAGCCTGTGCGTCACTAATAGGGCAGCAGCGTTGCGGCATGTCGGGGCATGTCCCCAACATAGAGCAATGGACTAGCCAAGATAGCAATAGACACGACCACAGTATCGCAATTACGCGAATATCTACTTTTAAAAACACCATTCTAAATACTTTCTTAAACTACACTAGTGGATGACATGACTAAAATATTCCTGTCAAAGGCGCAGGCACCGTTTAGGCTATAATGCCCTGTCATCGATACTAGTAACTGAACGTCACAGAAAACGttaggctaacgttagctaagaGGTAGGCTACATATGAAACTAATTTATACATTGTAACTCAAGT is part of the Osmerus eperlanus chromosome 13, fOsmEpe2.1, whole genome shotgun sequence genome and harbors:
- the ccng1 gene encoding cyclin-G1 isoform X1 produces the protein MIDTVPSPVVQPFSAQLRTLTELESRYQPKLTGLRVIESANDNGLRMTVRLREYEVKDLLSLTRFFGFSSETFSLAVSLLDRFLSVMKIQPKHLSCVGLCCFYIAIKSSEEEKNVPNAADMIRISQNRFSVSDMVRMERIILEKLLWRVKAPTALLFLRLFHSHVQEQLGSDGQEVLRIERLEALLKACHCSFVFSKVKPSLLALALLVLEIHEEHDSDHVHKLVEAVQSLQQLLSVRDGDLVCVRELVARCLVEYSTTRRSRPNSQRLRWVISGRTARQLKHSYYKITHLPTIPESGC
- the ccng1 gene encoding cyclin-G1 isoform X2, whose amino-acid sequence is MIDTVPSPVVQPFSAQLRTLTELESRYQPKLTGLRVIESANDNGLRMTVRLREYEVKDLLSLTRFFGFSSETFSLAVSLLDRFLSVMKIQPKHLSCVGLCCFYIAIKSSEEEKNVPNAADMIRISQNRFSVSDMVRMERIILEKLLWRVKAPTALLFLRLFHSHVQEQLGSDGQEVLRIERLEALLKACHCSFVFSKVKPSLLALALLVLEIHEEHDSDHVHKLVEAVQSLQQLLSVRDGDLVCVRELVARCLVEYSTTRRSRPNSQRLRWVISGRTARQLKHSYYKITHLLTIPESGC